CTCATGCCTCCTTCTTTTGCTAACACCTGGACACTGAAACCAAGAGTCCTGCAAATCGTTGATCCGAATGCCACTGCTGTTGATGCCTGTTTCCCGTTAGGTCCAGTAACTCTGGTTAAGATAGACCCATCAATTTCCAGGATGCAGATTATCCAGGGTGAGCTTAAAGGTTACGTGGAATATCCCGACTCTGACTGTCTGCGAGGGGGCATAATTAAAGTGTCTGATGGACATAAACTGATGGAAAGCCTGTATTCCCACCATGCCTGTATCCTGACCGGACACCATTCCCACGTTCTCAAAAATGTTGCTTATTTGCTGGGACTGGAAGTAGAAGAGTCAAAGTAGCCTATTAGCCGAGCTGGATTAGAATTCTCTTTGATGTTGTCGCGACTCAGGTCAACAGGGCCTTAAAGAGAGTAAACAAACACAGCACAGTTTTTCTGAGCCATCCTGGTTAAATTTGACATTTCCTGATTTTTAATTATAATAAAAATAGCTTTAGTATACGAAGTATTTCTCTTTATCTCTTTTCTTGCTAAGGATTTCTTCAAGGCTTTCAGTCGCGAACACGTCTTTTAGCTCAAAATTCTCACGAAAAGTGTGATTATATCTTAAAGGAGGTGGTGGCGTTGAGAAACAGAGCAGTTTCTGAAGCTTTTGTTCAAGAAAGCTTGGTACCTAATCCCAAGGAAGTGAAAAAGCCCTGGGGCAGGTTCATTCAATATACCCTGAATCAACCCACCACGGTAAAGATACTGGAAGTAAATCCAGGGGAAATTTTAAGTTTGCAGTCTCACAATCACCGAGACGAACTGTGGGTACCTCTTACCTCAGGTGCAGTAGTAGAAATTGACGGTCATGTTATGAATCCTGGGGAGCTGGAACCAGTTTTTATTCCCCGCTATACCAAACATCGTTTAAGTGCCAAGGATCAGAAAGTGCGAGTGCTGGAAATATCTTTCGGCACTTTTGACGAAGAGGATGTGGTCCGCTACGAGGATAAATATGGGAGGAGCACCCAAAACGCTCAGGAAAGGAGGGTAGAGAAATGAAAAATAATCTCTACTCGGGAAAAGTTGTTTACCTGTCTACTTATCCCCCAACTGAATGCGGTATTGCTACTTTTACTCAAGACCTTGCTTGGGCTGTGGCTGAACATACGTCTACAGCACCAGCAATTATCTCTATTCTGCAAGGGGAGAATGATTTTTCTCACCCTCAGGAAGTTGAGTTAACGACCAGGAAAAATCAACTGGAAGATTACATAGAAGCCGCTCATTTCGCCAATCAGAATGCAGACGTGATAAGCGTGCAGCACGAATATGGAATTTTTGGAGGCAAAGACGGAGAAATGATCCTGCACTTTCTGGAGCATCTCGAAAAACCAGTGGTAGTGACTTTGCACACCATTCTTTATGAGCCAACTTATAATCAGCGAAAGATTCTTTCCAGAATAGGGCAGTATGCAGACAGGGTAGTTTGCATGAATAGCCTGGCTATTCCCTTACTGGAAGAGATATACGGTATACCCCGGGAGAAAATCGAAATGATTCATCATGGAGCCCCTTCCAAGCTTATGGAAAGCAAGGAAGACACTAAGAACCAACTTGGGCTGCAAGGAAAAATTGTACTCTCTACTTTCGGTTTGATCAATCGCGGAAAGGGAATAGAGTATGCCATTGAAGCTTTGCCACGAGTGGTTAAAAAATTTCCTAATGTTATTTATCTGATCCTGGGTGCCACGCATCCTGAGGTCAAGAAGAGGGAAGGAGAGAGATATCGCAAATACCTCGAAAATATGGTTGCTGAACTGGGCCTTGAAAAACATGTACGCTTTGTCAACCAGTATCTCACAAAACGAGACCTGATCAGATACCTGATGGCTACTGATATTTACATAACGCCCTACCTCAATCCTCAGCAAGTAGTGAGTGGAACCCTGGCCTATGCCATGCACTTTGGTAAAGTAATTATTTCCACTCCTTATCTCTACGCGAAGGAACTGCTTCGTGATGGAAGAGGTATCATTGTTGATTTCCGAGATTCAAAGAGCATTGAAGAAGCACTGTGGTACCTTTTGAGTAATCCCTGGCGCAGGTATCAGATAGAACGTAAAGCCAGAATCTTTGGCGAGCAACTTTCTTGGAGCAATGTAGGCAAG
This portion of the Thermatribacter velox genome encodes:
- a CDS encoding glycosyltransferase family 4 protein — translated: MKNNLYSGKVVYLSTYPPTECGIATFTQDLAWAVAEHTSTAPAIISILQGENDFSHPQEVELTTRKNQLEDYIEAAHFANQNADVISVQHEYGIFGGKDGEMILHFLEHLEKPVVVTLHTILYEPTYNQRKILSRIGQYADRVVCMNSLAIPLLEEIYGIPREKIEMIHHGAPSKLMESKEDTKNQLGLQGKIVLSTFGLINRGKGIEYAIEALPRVVKKFPNVIYLILGATHPEVKKREGERYRKYLENMVAELGLEKHVRFVNQYLTKRDLIRYLMATDIYITPYLNPQQVVSGTLAYAMHFGKVIISTPYLYAKELLRDGRGIIVDFRDSKSIEEALWYLLSNPWRRYQIERKARIFGEQLSWSNVGKEYARLFDSVSSFLLAS
- a CDS encoding phosphomannose isomerase type II C-terminal cupin domain gives rise to the protein MRNRAVSEAFVQESLVPNPKEVKKPWGRFIQYTLNQPTTVKILEVNPGEILSLQSHNHRDELWVPLTSGAVVEIDGHVMNPGELEPVFIPRYTKHRLSAKDQKVRVLEISFGTFDEEDVVRYEDKYGRSTQNAQERRVEK